CGTTGGCGATGATGGGTGGACCATGCATCATTTCAACTGCTCCCTGTCCGACTTGTCCAACGGGCAGAAAACGGCGGCAATCAGATTCGGCAGTATGAGCATGACACGCTCCTTTCTCGTGAGAGAGGAATTTGCATGTCTCCCGCCCGGCATATTGTAAGTTCTTGTCTGTAAAGCGTGCTTGGACCATATCCATCCATTACGGATGATTAAGTATGTAACGATAAATTAACGTCGCTTTTGAATAGGTCTCGCGAGGATCGGGGTGTTGCACCAGCTCAGCCTGAGCGGTGCTCGGGCCGGTCGCCTCTGTAGCTCGCATTTATAGTGTCTGGCCGCGATGATCAGTCTTGGCCGCGCGAAGGGCAACCGCGCTGACATGAAGACCGGGTTCCACTTGTATTGATTTCTTGGTGACAGACGTCGGCATTGCATCGCTTGCAGAGAAATCAAGAAAGTTGGCGCAATATGAGCGTTTGCCCGAGGCTGACAGGGGATGGCGATGCTTGTCAGGCCTGACCCGGACGGCGAACGAGCGCGCAAGCACTGTTAGCAATAACCCGGCCCTTGGAGTCTATCGCTTGGACGATGCCGGATAGAAGCTCGGGCGGATCAGCAGGATCGAGCAGGACCAGCTTTGCCTCCATCCGCCATGGCCCTTCATCTGGGATAGCTGGCATGGACAAAGTGATCGTCAGCAAGGCCGGCTCGATCTGATATGAGCCGGCGGAAACTCCTGTCACCGCGATCGTCACGGCTCCATCATCAAGTATGAGTTCGTTGCCGGCCGGATTGCGTGGCGTCCGATGCGTAAAATCGAGCCACCAACGCCCTTCCATCGCATTCGCCATGGTTGGAGATCCCGCTCTGGATTGCCGACTCAGTCTACCACAATGTTTGGTATCACGCAGCTGACATCGGCCAGCAGCGTTAGAACTGCCGGATCACCGCCAAGCGGGCTACGATACTTCGATGGTCCGACAGTATAGGCTTCGCTTATAGCTCGACATGTTCCGCTTATCTCTTGGCGACTGATCCGCGGGATTCCAACGGACGGTGCGCGGATCCGCCGATCGCGCCACAACTGGCCGCACGCATCTAATGGTGCTCATCCAGACGTTGCGTTCGAGATCTGGACCTTCGGACGATATGATATCTGGGTCTGGCTTGCGTGCGTTCCGGGAGGGGAGGGAGAGCAGGGTTGCTGGACGATTCAAGGCTGCCTCAGCCCGGCAATCGCCAGCACCTGCCTCACCGCCCCGCCGCCAGACGTCGTTGACCGTTCGTCTCCCGGAAAGAGCGGGCTGGGCCAATCGCTCGGAAATGCCCATGACACGCACCAACAACAACCGAAACCCGCAATTAGAGGCGATCGGTTCCGACATCGTCAAACGCCTCGGCGGTACATGGAGGCCGGGCGGCGCGATGTGCCTTTGTCCAGCCCATGCAGATCGCAGGCCCAGTCTGTCTGTGCGCGTTGGGCACCATGCGCTGCTCTTCAAATGTTTCGCGGGTTGCGACTCCCGCGACGTCATCAATGAGATCCTGCGTCTCGACGAGAACGCGCTTCACCATGTGGAACAGGCCTCTCACTCCTCGGCGAGAATGCCGTCGGACCTGTGGCGCCGGCAGCAGGCACTGCGGATATGGGATGAAGCCCGGCCGCTCGCCGGCACACCCGCCGAAATCTATCTGCGCCGCAGGCGAATAGCGCTGCTGCCCCGTGCCTTGCGCTTCCATCCCCGGACACCTCTCGGGCAGGGGGACGATGTCGAGTTCCGGCCCGCCATGATCGCGGCCCTGCACGATGGGGGCCTGCATGATGAGGGGCGCTTCATCGCTATCCAGCGAACCTTCTTTGACAGTGACGATGCACGGCGCGCCCGCGATCTTGCCGATCCACGCATGACGCTTGGCCGTCCCGAGCACGCAGCCGTGATGCTGGGCGCGGCGACATCGACCCTTGGCCTCGCCGAAGGAGTCGAGACCGCAATCTCCGCGATGATCCTGTTCGGGATACCGGTCTGGGCCACCCTTGGCAGCGAGCGGCTTCATCAGATCGCGATCCCAGATCGCGTCACGCGGCTGGTTCTCTTCCCGGACAACGACGTGGCCGGTGAGATCGGCGTTGCTCACGCGCTCGAAAGCTACGCGATGCCGGATCGCTGCATCGATGTCGAGTTCCCGCCGACCGGCTTCAAGGACTGGAACGACGTGCTCCGGATGGGAGGGGAGGGAGTGGGGGAGTGGTGGCGGCAAGTGGCCTGATGGTCAGGCTTTCCCCGCCAGGAGACTACCACAATGACGCAACTTCCCATCCTCGTCGCCGCGGCTAACCTCACCAAATCGCCGAGCAACGTCCGGACTGTCGGCAATCCCGTCGCCGATGCCCAGCTCGAGGCGAACATCGCCGTCAAAGGCGTGCGCCAGAATCTGATTGGCGTG
This DNA window, taken from Sphingomonas sp. AP4-R1, encodes the following:
- a CDS encoding toprim domain-containing protein encodes the protein MTRTNNNRNPQLEAIGSDIVKRLGGTWRPGGAMCLCPAHADRRPSLSVRVGHHALLFKCFAGCDSRDVINEILRLDENALHHVEQASHSSARMPSDLWRRQQALRIWDEARPLAGTPAEIYLRRRRIALLPRALRFHPRTPLGQGDDVEFRPAMIAALHDGGLHDEGRFIAIQRTFFDSDDARRARDLADPRMTLGRPEHAAVMLGAATSTLGLAEGVETAISAMILFGIPVWATLGSERLHQIAIPDRVTRLVLFPDNDVAGEIGVAHALESYAMPDRCIDVEFPPTGFKDWNDVLRMGGEGVGEWWRQVA